The Helianthus annuus cultivar XRQ/B chromosome 11, HanXRQr2.0-SUNRISE, whole genome shotgun sequence region tccttaggtgacaaccacaacaagaacataaatttgatctgctttgaaaactaatcatctgttctaggatgattgattactaggttttgaaccctttgttataaggtttcgaaccctttaagttttcaaaatttcgtcaaagtttgggtctaaataatgtgaacacgtgcaaactggaagagtgggtgcctgtaccctgagttttctgtctaaggctagagtgttcgtacaaatccgcagtatcggaccagtcactcttacctgggaactcttggggtgagtgtccacttataggcgagcatgtcttcgcgatacattatattgacccgcttactttgattagtcactatctcatttgttggcctttggtaacaaacaaatggtcacaatcttcatgcgttgtcattctcttttggttatctttctcttgtttcctcctatgccttccattgtcttcaagatgcctcttcatcgcaacaacgctcaaatgtccgaaccaggtgctgcaactacccagcaaataggcgtcatactccagaggaccgttgttttagctatcaccatgactcgcctcagggatgaagccgtataagggaactgctccttggtgcaatcaatgtgGTCGTCATCATCCGGATcgaataccctgtttcaaatgtacccacggtggacgatggggacatttggttaacatgtgccgctttgcaatccaaagcaaagttgttaccaatcctgctgctgctcaaccttcaaaattctgcttcatatgtcgccttggcatatctagcgcctcaacctcatgaactttctaccttgtgtatcgacttaagcacgcctagtgcaaggtgtcggaacacctttcgttacacaaactccaaaatcgatgtaggatctttctatcctcataattaggtCCTTGTGGATGGATAGCATTCATCGGagtccttaattgaattctttgtatgattcaaaatgtacattacaattcaataaggacaaagccgaattcctattaagattttcctatcttcatagatagattcttgaaaatgattaaagtgccaaatgaaatccacggattggattcctggtgtgctttaaatgttcgtgtccaaagataacaaattaaaggtcaagttaatcaattatatgattatgtgtttatgcactttgtgttttcttttatgcgtttttgtgtttttgagtactctggatattcgttatccaaatcctcgtagaatcttccatatcttcgtataagggattcatagtaggatatccaaaggtactatcttaaatccttaatggacttctacgttgtagttaagtacCTGGGGTTgtgaagtactattccataattagaccccttgagtggtctagttaaacagattgatccaaaaatctagttaggaatatcatgtgatgatatagctgaaaggactcctttgtggcctagttaaaaagatcatctgtcgatctaattaaaaggaccctatggtagtctagtcaccctcatcacaagtttgatattcttccccaaaacattacaaaacaaactgtgcggactgtgcaaggaattacataattatggatgcatacataattatggaatttagtgcacagaaaccacagcaagttttgtcgtgtatctagagttaaccctgttcattttcgtatctgaagaaattgtgtaaaatgactcattccgttcatttttgtatctgaagaaattgtggaaaatgactcattccgttcattttcgtatctgaagaaattgtagaaaatgactcattccgttcattcgtttctgaagaaattatggaaaatgactcattccgttcattttcgtttctgaagaaatcgtagaaaatgactcattccgttcatttttgtttctgaagaaattatggaaaatgactcattccgttcattttcgtttctgaagaatacccattaaggaaaatgactcattccgtgcattttcatttctaaaggattcccattaaggaaaatgactcattccgtgcattttcgtttctaaaggatacccattaaggaaaatgactcattccatgcaatttcgtttctaaaggatacccattaaggaaaatgactcattccgtgcattttcgtttctaaaggatacctattaaggaaaatgactcattccgtgcattttcgtttctaaaggatacccattaaggaaaatgactcatttcgtgcattttcgtttctaaaggatacccattaaggaaaatgactcattccgtgcattttcgtttctaaaggatacccattaaggaaaatgactcattccgtgcatttttcgtttctgaaggatacccattaaggaaaatgactcattctgtgcatttttcgtttctgaaaattttccctcgaatggaaatgaatatccctgatttttccttcatttccatttctgaagagtctccgttaaggaaatgacaggatattgccttgcatatctttggtggctttttgacacaaagtcacagatagACTCcaacgaataaatttcgggacgaaatttcctaaagtaggggagactgtgacacctgtgtcaccaccaccatcaaacaaataccaagccaatgaaatattgtatttcatacttgggatctgcataaatatgtgtatcttttgcacgtatcaattcttgttcgatttcgggctttaaatcgctttctggaaggttatacgcgatctgatgcgtaaatataaccagtttaatgcaacaaacactccggaacagtgaaataggcttaacataccttaaataacccttacataacttagaaataagttttagatggtttggtatgccgaaatcaagtttattcgcttacagggactaaattcgacaaactgcgaaagtatgtcaatttgtactgtaacagaccttccggaacttgatcataagttaagtatgccctaaatattctttacatagcttagaaataggctttgaggtgtttggtgcgcaaaaataaactttatgctcattcagggactaaaagcgtcaaaaagtgcataagtttgcattttcgcgcatattttacgttctgaatacttccggacttccaaaaatttatgtaagcattaaaatattttattttagtgtttggtatgataaattccattcgtcgcttaatttggatcgtttttgcgttcgttacgactcccgtcgtaattaagcgaataacgcaaccgtacgaccaaacgaaccgacatccgtgatgtctttgagcatattttaagttccctatactttaatatcattttagagccttgaaatgaggttaaaggggtttaaaagtgccaaaaaaaatcaagttttacaagtgtagggaccatttttgaaatttctggcagattcaatgaacctagtccattttgaagtgttaatggttttcacccatcgttttgcaaaaccatgggatggtattcaatgaacatagtccacattaggggctcccatggtttttgaaaaccatgtgcccacatgtaaggtttagatcaaatcacgtttttcgacgaacgatcttaacggttcaaggaaatctataaatacccctcacccatttcattcttcctcacatttgaatctgattctacactctctaagtggaagtatatggttcctacctgagagtgaatcgggttcgaatcttgcggggaccttctgtaagtattctttcgcgtttttcattcgttttagcgttaaagtcaaactgcgtttgactttctgcattaaccagtttatggtcaatgcgaagttcgtttgaacttcataacgtgagcgtaatcacgatggttatagtccctagtaactatacctactgattaccacgttatctaggctcagtgacgagtcgtagtttcggccaaaatgcgttttctcgcgtattttgtaaccaaactactctagggtattaaaaccgtttgttttaataccaaacttgttttctaactttactaaacatgttctagcatgtttagctcgtcgcttttagatttgtgcttgtttagggtcgtaaaggtaagcgatctaatcaatcgtttatgcttacgaacccgacccattggtcgatctttaggatccgaccaaacacattaggtgaccatagttgtatagggaataaccttccgaggtaataccttatggtcacgacgtttagttagttatatgataggtagttcttatgccttaggtaaattaccaaaatgccctttttacgcataaattcattttaagcatatgtaacttaatgtttgacatctaaactgatttagcaacaatattagacatgataaggcatataatacttgtcataggactagttaggctttccgaatgcgttttacgcaaacgacgcgttaaagtggcgtaagctacctaaacgggtcgtaatgggtcaaaagcacttaggataggtttcgttttagtatgtaggctttgttaaaccatattacataagttcccatacttatttggtttacgaaccctcgtactacccgatcctccgataggttcggttattaatgtagttacctatactaggtgccgtttgattccgtgatcttctagctttgcttggtggttatcctaagacttctaagcaccctcaagtgagtacatagacccctcttttactgtttttcaaacattttggggtgaaacacatgtgcctacttgttactttcatgatttcatgcttttatatcatatacttgctatgttcattagtacactattagtacatgatttcattatgtttttgctatgtatgcccattgtgtgcatacttagtacatcgttttacataacatttcatgctatgtatgttcatcatacttagtacattttacatcacatgctatgtatgcccattgtgtgcatacttagtacatcgttttacataacatttcatgctatgtatgttcatcatacttagtacatcgttttacaagacatcttatacttggtatcatgctatgtatgtccatccgtcgcatacttagtacattgtttgtgcattcttacctatggtttggttgttacatatttcacttgccacacatgacattttgtttacacaatacttgattgacatttgacaacggtttagacatgggcaatttacattggtggtttatgtgggtaagtgatttgagtaacgagacgtgtgtaatgtgatacaagcatggtggatacgccgctggtacttcctatatataagtgcttgtattatattacatggcgtagcgttatttaaatcattcatttggatttatacatttttacacaaataacatatttttcacaagacattgttttacaaaacagtttgttttatacaaactcatttttacttggttattcatttaaccttacatcattctttttaactatacatatctatcatcgattttcaaacattttataaaagcaaacacttaaactggattcatgacaagtttttgttaaacattttctaaaacctaggtcatgaatcctatttttcataaaacctatgtactcgccggcatttttatgctgacgtactttcacatgtgtttcaggtacaataatagttgatgatgtttgatgatgatattgatgcatgctcacataggattggacgagaccttagtgacattaaaagatgcaagactagttaattttgttatgtttctttattgttaagacattttaactcatttaattcaataaaatgaaatttgtttaatccatggttgtgaaacaatgattctgttacaacactccccgacgtttccgccacgttttgttgttttacgtggtcggggtgtgacattacaaGCCCAGGATGTCAACGAAAAagaaatgtgtttcgccaatagtGTTTTGCCGAAAATGTTTGATTCGTCGAAAATGCGTTTCGTCGGAAAAGTAACAGAGGGGTTGGTAAACTTTTTGGTTCAGTCGTCTTATCTACTGACACAACAGTTCCTGCTTTCGGCTCAAAGTATGTTTGTTTCACCAACCAAGTATGTTGTGCAATATTTTAATCAAGTAACATTTcccaacaaacaaacaagtttctcAAATAATTTTCAAGGATCAAAAAGTGTATTTTTATGAAGAACACTTGAATATTGTGAAGAACACTATGAACTATTTGAAGTTCCCGGTGAACCGAAACTTTCCGAAACACACGATTTTgctaaaatgtttaataaaaacccATAACTAACATGTGTACATGAGAAATAACAAGGTTTTTAACCAAACACAAAGCAAAACAACAAGATTTAACCAGATTTAAAGTGTTTTTCCAgaaaaatataaactttataaaccCGAAAAACAACCAAGAAcacctcggttttaacaaggagaagagccaaggctctgataccacttgtaggtccggctaggaggatctagtcgcctaatccttgtgtacaaaccaacccggttgtgcggaattcAACTGGGaaagcaaaccgagatagaacacgcaataCAAACAACACACattattcaccgattaacacctctgtattaatacgtatgaaaggtcggttacaaagcaatgtttacaaatgtattttgcaaactctcccaaactctcgtgtgtgtgtgttctacGCTCTTCCTTCTTGTCACCTGTTCTATGACTAGAGACTGTCTATTTATACCCACAGACACCACGAAACAGAACTAACTCGGCGAATCAAATCTCCATCGACGAAACAAGTGGAACATGCGACGAAAAGGAAACAGGTCGACGAAACACATGTGTTTCGTCGACACTCTATATGTTTCGCCGGCTTGGGCTTCGGCCTAGAACATAGAAGGCCCAAACTTGTGATTTCTCATCTTTGTTATAAGCCCATGTTTGATTCGCCTAGTTTGTTTAGCCCAAGGACCAAAGCAGAGTCCTTAATGTCTTGATCCAACATTGATCTTGAAGCATACAGCGGAGGAAAGTCGTTGCTAATCCGAATCACGTCacgtcgagtcgcgtccacaaatcGTGTATCAACAGTTTCAATCAGATAACTTCTGAAAAAAAGGATTTATGCAGAGCTTTTGCAGTAACATGCAGCTTTTGACAGAAATTCTATTGAACTTCACTGTTTCATGTTGCGAAGTACctataaacactcaaaaaaatcAAGCCCACCTAAAGGCACTCTTATCCGGGTGAAACCACCTAAGACTGgtgggtatggagagcctcatccccaaggggatgggcTGCCACGTCACCGCCACATAGGAGGGGCTtgaaggggatggacctaggggggtgggggatgaacccctttatatatatatacatatgtatgtatgtatagatgtgtgtgtgtgtgaggagaGAGGAATGAGGCCcgtgaagatcgtcgagtgggaGCTGATGTTGACGGAGCTGGGGCGGCGACGGGGCTGGGGGTGGAATGTTTGGGGCGGCGGCGGGAGGACGGGCATGGGGATGGCCCCCATACCCTCCGGTCTAATTATGCAAAATTTTCTCAATATTTATGGACAGTGATGGTAGTAGCGTTTGACCATATGGATCATACAAATTTGATTGTTCACCTCATGACATTCTTGGAGTAGTGAATCATTAATCTGGAATAACTAGTATCGCATACATATTGTTAAAACTGTTGAAAAATCTACTACTTACAATGATCGAATTATTTTGTGTGCTACTATGAGATACTACGAAACTACCGAGCATGAAGGATGGTGATGGCTTCATCATTTCCAGAGCCAACATCACAGTTCCTACCACAATTTAGTTGTTTAAAGATGAATGCTGGTTGGTTAGGAGAAGGAAGAATTGTGTCATGATTACTCAACATAAAAGCTACTTCAGTCATAGTAGGTCGGTCAGCAGCAAATTCTTGAACACACAACATCCCGACATGGATGCATAAAAGAACTTCATCCACATTGACTGTGTCTCCTAATGATGAGTCAACTACCATCAATGGTTTTTCTTGTTTCCATAAGTCCCAAACCTGAAATCGATGTTATTTATATAATGTTTCTTGGGTAAGATAAATAATCAACAATATAAAGGAAATGAATATATGCATGTTTGTATGGCAAAATGAAGTTACTTACATGCCCGATCAAATGAACTGAGCTCTCCTTAGAGTAGCTGTTGTTTTTCTTCCCACTAATTATTTCCAGAACAAGAATTCCAAAGCTAAAAACATCAGATTTTACTGAGAAAAGGCCTTGCATTGCGTACTCAGGAGACATGTAGCCGCTACAATCATATAATGTTATCGTAAGATAGATGAAAAAAACTAGTAAAACTAGTTGTGCATTAGAGTGGAGGACTATACATACTATGTTCCGACAACTCTACGTGTTTTACCTTCTTCTTCATCCCCTCCAAATATTTTTGCCATTCCGAAATCCGCTATTTTAGGGTTTAAATTTGTATCTAGCAAAACATTGCTTGCTTTTAGATCCCTATGGATGATCCTCAACCTAGAATCATGATGAAGATATAATAGTCCACGAGCAATTCCTTGAATGATCTGGAACCGTTTCTTCCAGTCCAAAAGAAATGCCTTATCTTGATCTAGGTTTGACACCATTCCATTGAATATATTTCAGAATTGGTAGACCTTTAGAAAATTAATTAGTTGGATTTTAAGAACTTGATTGTAGGTTAGAGAACAAACCAAAGATGTAAGAATCCAAGCCTTTGTTTGGTAAGTATTCGTAAACTAACATCTTTTCTTTCTTATGAAAACAATATCCCAAAAGTCGGACCAGGTTCCTGTGTTGGAGTTTCGCGATTAACGTCACTTCGTTCTTGAATTCTTGCATCC contains the following coding sequences:
- the LOC110919452 gene encoding G-type lectin S-receptor-like serine/threonine-protein kinase RKS1, with protein sequence MGYVAVETVCLSVDAGNGTGGMVAVAACGGCEFFGLVLERVVVGGGRAGSGGGGSRPSRAQKCKSCCTARKLHMVSNIDMVCEACWAAIASCWITSRSTISTKVVTPSSKLVRGAKRNEAKVGFNFESSLKSLRSSLTEKDIGGNVDLQVFNLSTITKATDSFSCSNKLGEGGFGTIYKGKLLNGQEIAVKRLSQSSGQGMQEFKNEVTLIAKLQHRNLVRLLGYCFHKKEKMLVYEYLPNKGLDSYIFDQDKAFLLDWKKRFQIIQGIARGLLYLHHDSRLRIIHRDLKASNVLLDTNLNPKIADFGMAKIFGGDEEEGKTRRVVGTYGYMSPEYAMQGLFSVKSDVFSFGILVLEIISGKKNNSYSKESSVHLIGHVWDLWKQEKPLMVVDSSLGDTVNVDEVLLCIHVGMLCVQEFAADRPTMTEVAFMLSNHDTILPSPNQPAFIFKQLNCGRNCDVGSGNDEAITILHAR